The following coding sequences lie in one Glycine max cultivar Williams 82 chromosome 19, Glycine_max_v4.0, whole genome shotgun sequence genomic window:
- the LOC100798662 gene encoding surfeit locus protein 6 encodes MTKKKKQNGVVVGEGDGVGGVVDLESVIHNHALFFDKLIELIPAKFYLPTDDKEKPWFQGLNKAAKAKAKKETKENIKKSRRDRLDPDKPSATTLDLLKESFGKEKVDHSDVEQGAVAVAKPLVSGMMKRDDGSVTYEELQQRLRRRLEEFRAGRNTGNSDRKREERNARRGYKDNKRKRDGETEEGNPVRGELAAAEEKVKKDAAEASKDLVFGHVKLQNDEGKKKRKVSKHQELERAKKLEEVKKKDPEKAEAFAKKQSWKAAMDRASGVKVHDDPKLLHKSIHKEKKKQLKNAEKWKDRVQTRDQLKAEKQQKRSENIASRIREKKMRKIAKREKKLMRPGFEGRKEGFMNDGGSS; translated from the coding sequence ATGaccaagaagaagaaacaaaatggGGTTGTTGTTGGAGAGGGTGATGGTGTTGGTGGTGTTGTAGATTTGGAGTCTGTCATACACAACCACGCTCTTTTTTTCGACAAGTTGATTGAATTGATTCCCGCCAAGTTCTATCTGCCAACTGATGACAAGGAGAAGCCATGGTTTCAGGGTCTAAACAAGGCTGCAAAAGCTAAGGCAAAGAAAGAGACCAAGGAGAATATCAAGAAGTCTCGGAGGGACCGTTTAGACCCTGACAAACCTTCTGCAACTACCCTTGACCTTCTCAAGGAAAGCTTTGGAAAAGAGAAGGTGGACCACAGTGACGTAGAGCAGGGTGCGGTGGCGGTTGCTAAGCCTCTTGTTTCTGGGATGATGAAAAGAGATGATGGGTCTGTGACATATGAAGAGCTTCAGCAAAGGCTTCGTCGCAGGCTCGAAGAGTTTCGTGCAGGTCGTAATACTGGGAATTCGGATAGGAAGAGGGAAGAAAGGAATGCTAGGAGAGGATATAAGGACAACAAACGCAAGAGGGATGGTGAAACTGAGGAAGGCAACCCTGTGCGTGGTGAATTGGCGGCGGCAGAGGAGAAAGTGAAGAAGGATGCTGCAGAGGCCTCCAAGGATCTTGTGTTTGGACATGTCAAACTTCAGAATGACGAAGGGAAAAAGAAGAGGAAGGTTTCAAAGCATCAGGAACTAGAAAGGGCTAAGAAAttggaagaagtgaagaagaaagatccTGAGAAGGCTGAAGCTTTTGCTAAAAAGCAATCATGGAAAGCAGCAATGGATAGAGCTTCAGGGGTTAAGGTGCATGATGATCCAAAACTGTTGCATAAAAGCATTcataaagagaagaagaaacagCTGAAGAATGCGGAGAAGTGGAAGGATAGAGTTCAAACTAGGGACCAGTTGAAGGCAGAGAAGCAGCAGAAAAGGTCCGAGAATATAGCTTCGAGGATTCGTGAGAAGAAAATGCGGAAAATTGCCAAAAGGGAGAAAAAACTTATGCGGCCCGGCTTTGAAGGTCGCAAAGAAGGTTTTATGAATGATGGTGGGTCCAGCTAA